The following nucleotide sequence is from Staphylococcus chromogenes.
GACCTAATAGTGATTGTACACATGCCACACTATTAGCGTTTGACCTTAAATTTTGTGAGGAGATTATAATGTCTAAAGAAATAAAAGAGCAAGCAAGCGGTTGGGCGTTAATCCCATTGGTTGTATTTATCTGTATCTTTTTAGGCGCAGGTATTATTACAAAAGACTTTACCTTTATGCCGCTGAATGTCGCTGCGATTGTAGGCGTCATCATTGCGTTAGTCATGAATCCTAAAGAAAAATTTACAGAAAAAGTCGAAATTTTTGCGAAAAGTGCGGGACATTCGAATATCATTCTAATGATGTTTATTTTTATTTTAGCCGGTGCCTTTTCTAAAACGGCTGAAGCGATGGGAGGCGTAGAATCTATCGTTAATTTCGGATTATCGATGATTCCGCAAAATTTACTCATCGTTGGATTATTTATTATTTGTATGTTTGTTTCTATTTCTATGGGAACTTCTGTTGGAACAGTGGCGGCGATTGCGCCGGTCGGTTTTGGTTTGAGTCAAGCGACAGACATCCCATCTGCCTTAGCGATGGCGACAGTTGTCGGAGGCGCAATGTTTGGAGATAATCTGTCTATGATATCAGACACTACAATTGCGGCTGTTAGAACGCAACGCACACAAATGGCAGACAAATTTAAAGTGAACTTTCGCATTGTATTACCTGGAGCAATCATAACGATTATTATTTTATGGTTTTTGACCCACGGCAATCATGTTCATCAC
It contains:
- a CDS encoding Na+/H+ antiporter NhaC family protein translates to MSKEIKEQASGWALIPLVVFICIFLGAGIITKDFTFMPLNVAAIVGVIIALVMNPKEKFTEKVEIFAKSAGHSNIILMMFIFILAGAFSKTAEAMGGVESIVNFGLSMIPQNLLIVGLFIICMFVSISMGTSVGTVAAIAPVGFGLSQATDIPSALAMATVVGGAMFGDNLSMISDTTIAAVRTQRTQMADKFKVNFRIVLPGAIITIIILWFLTHGNHVHHGQSYDYNFIKIIPYLLVLILALIGINVVIVLLAGIILSGVIGIADHSFQLAGFLKAASEGIVGMEDIAIIALLIGGMIGLVEHHGGIHWLLYKVKSKIKTRRGAEFGIASLVSVADISTANNTISIIMSGPLAKDIADEYQIDRRKSASLLDIFGSAWQGFVPYSPQLIAAAGVAGISPVMLVPYSIYPVMLALCGIVAIIFNLPRLKNKSHSN